From the genome of Capsicum annuum cultivar UCD-10X-F1 unplaced genomic scaffold, UCD10Xv1.1 ctg49216, whole genome shotgun sequence, one region includes:
- the LOC124892638 gene encoding uncharacterized protein LOC124892638, whose product MSSQCHAMSLLHACLLRCHAPVVALSAQGSLAITPTYFGPSHCMSLEHVKANVYLDMALGSDYQRGKQSKFNQGLSSLWRSKAREKQGPIISAISVEKGLKKGANNFLAAMIEVKPNVKVDLPDSVADLLRQYADVMPPEFLKELPPRSDIDQKIELLPGSVAPAQAPYRMAPKELAELRKQLNELFDASLVQPSKAPY is encoded by the exons ATGTCAAGCCAGTGCCATGCCATGTCACTATTGCACGCATGCCTTCTCAGGTGCCATGCGCCTGTCGTTGCCTTAAGTGCCCAAGGCAGCCTTGCCATCACTCCAACATACTTTGGTCCATCACATTGCATGTCTTTGGAACATGTCAAGGCCAATGTGTACCTTGACATGGCCTT AGGGAGTGACTACCAGAGAGGAAAACAATCCAAGTTTAATCAAGGCTTGTCATCCTTATGGAGAAGTAAAGCAAGGGAAAAACAAGGGCCTATCATTTCTGCTATTTCAGTCGAGAAAGGACTGAAGAAAGGTGCTAATAATTTTCTTGCTGCCATGATTGAAGTGAAACCAAATGTGAAGGTGGATCTGCCAGATAGTGTTGCTGATTTACTGAGGCAATATGCTGATGTGATGCCCCCTGAATTTCTTAAAGAATTGCCGCCAAGGAGTGATATCGATCAAAAAATTGAATTGCTACCAGGTTCAGTTGCTCCTGCGCAGGCTCCTTATCGAATGGCTCCTAAAGAGTTGGCTGAATTGCGAAAACAACTGAATGAGTTATTTGACGCTAGTTTGGTTCAACCATCGAAGG